The window AGTGTATGggttttgttagttttttttttaatgtgtttatgtattttacagCCTTTATAAACGTGATAAAGCAGGAGTATATCCGGACTAATAATGTGGCGATGTCTAAATGATAATCATGACCACACTGAGATATTTGATCTTGGATAGTCCCTAATGAATCATATTTCCCCTCATATGGTCGCCTTGATCAATCAATGTCGTTAAAATACAGTGAGGCTCTCATGTACTTTGCCTTTAGcggtgactgaaaaaaaaaaatgaccctaATAGCATAATTGGCATGGAATCAGTTATGTACAGTGTCTGCGACAGAATGTATGATTATTATACGTGTGTGTGcaagttttacatgtttttgacaatgtaatgtgcatgtgtttatgtgtgtgcggCTCTATGATGTGTGTACATGGGATTCACATAAGCGTAGAAACTATCCTATTATGACCACGGTGGATAggtggaaaacaaaacaaacaaaactaggcAATGGTATAATACTTACAAGATAATTACAACATGATAATTTGTATGAATATAGAAACAAAAGCCTTGAGGGAAAATATACAAACTGCCGGTTAGAGCTGATATCGAATATTTTAGAAAACTGAACATAAATTTAATGCCACTCAATCTCATGGTTACTTGCCAGAGTTCAGCAGAGTCATATCAAGGAGTCTAATACATGCGGTTATTCTGTATTCGTTGTTCTGTTGTTTTAAaagccgttttttttttttctcttgaagaATATATAGTCATCGATCAACCCTTGTTGATACGTATAAATTTAGTTTATCTTGTaatttatttctctttccacAGAATTATCACGAGGAATAACTTGACTTCCATAAACGCATCCTTGTTCTATGGTTTAGAAAATACTCTCCTTAGAGTGTGAGTATATATACCACCAATCTTAACGCTTATTGTTTCCTCTTGTAATATACTAAATATGAACCGTGAGAGCGATAGAAATTAGATATTCAACTTCTAAAGTAAACaataaaacatgtaaataatctaaatattgtgtaacatcaaaaataaaagttgcagCCAAGTAAGGTTATACGGGTGTAGGCATAGGTCTTGCGTAAGGCCGAATGATATGATAATCGTGGGTCGAATACATCGACGATACATGGTACATCGATACATAACTTGTTGAGGTGTCACCAAGTTACCCTGACAAAGTCACAGTGCAGACCACGGGCCGCGGAAcgagggggcggggggggggggaggaggggtaaGGAAAAGTCCGTCCCCTATTGTTCCGCAGCCCCTGCATAAAACCCCCAAACCTAGTGGCAGTGATGTTGATTTGGCTACAGTAGGAGAGAGATACTATTTAAAGTCCTAATTTTGTTCACATTATTAATGCTCGCAAATTTTAGAATCATTTTATTAGGAAATGAATATTCGGCGACCTTAAGACTCCCATAACAAAAGCTCGCAAAAAATTGTCGAAAATATTCTAAGGAAAATAAACAGATCGAATAGATAAAGATGCCTGCTGCAATTCAGTGCCATTGCTTAGGCAATGTGTTATCGGACAGTAGGACAAAAGGGAGAGAAGGATAACTCATATCAAACTCAAATCAAGTAGCTGACTACCGGTATTCTGGTTTTGATTTCAGAAACATGTATCACAATGAGCTGAGGTACATTGCACCAGGAACATTCGAGAATATGTCGAAACTCACAGATCTGTAAGTACAGTCAAGCTATTCTGTAATATTTTAAGCAGATTATGATtatcgtatttttttttgtattatcttTTACATTGTTCTAGCATCCACGGAAGGACATGTAGCAGGACTGTGATAAGTTTATTGAATGTGAATTATTAAAACCTACGAGGATTGTAGTCACAGTGTAATATCAAGCCTATATTCCTCCTGTCTATACTGTCCCATCTCAGCAACCTCgctgatatgttttgttgtacattgtaaaggcaatgaagaaacttactttGTAAACAACTAAATGTTTATGACACCAACAATACAtataatacatgtgtatgtatttgcatgtagaatgatataatgcaggagccagtaaatcaaatcaaatctaatcaaatcaaccTTCTTTTCGATCGTTATCTCTTTGTCACTTCAGTCGctctcattattatttttttttcttcttcttctcttacCATCTACCATTTCACTTCTCACTCACCATAACATCCGTTTTACATCTGCGTTACATCTTAATTTTCACACAGAACGATTAATTGCCAAGAATAAGCACAAAGCTTGATTGTttggcaacaaaaaaaaaatcaaacatgatgCTTGTGGATTACAAAGGGTTGTGGAAAGATATTGAACAATAATTGCGTTTTCTGAATGATGTATAGAACTCTTCGGCCGTTATAACtttattttccattttgctATCAGGCTCATTACGTCACTCACCAATGAACCGTGGCTCGTGTACCCTGGAATATTTGATGGACTAGACAGTTTGACTGCTATGTAAGattttgtgtgtctttgtcATTGTTGTGCTCCGTCCATTTGTTCCAGTGATATTATCATTGGCGTTGTTGGAGTCGCTGAATTAgtttcaatatcaatattaggCGCATTCCGTGTGTTGTTAAAGCAAGTATAATGCATGAATTCCTATGGTAGTACGTAGTTATTAAGACTTCTTTTCTGAAAGTAGACTGAGAAATTATCTAAATACATTTCGCATTGTGTATCAGTTTTCTATCGGTTTTTTTAGTTTCTGTTAGTTGTGTTGGATGGTGTGACATCTTTTCATGTAGGGCTATGTGAAAGTGGTATGATGGACGCCTATAAGAGTGGTCATAAAAGAAGtagtaaacatggtaaagataGAAAATATTGATAGTTGTATTACCATCATACTGGTCTATGTAATCCTCCTTCACACCTGTAGGCACGCATACGACCCGAGACTGTGCTGTCTGGCGCCACCCCAGGCAGAGTGCATTCTTGACAAGCCATCCCACCCTCTCTTCACCTGTCGGAAGACATTCCTACACAATGAAACGGTGAAGATATTTATCTGGATCCTCGGGATCAGCGCCTTGATTGGCAACGCTCTCGTCATCACTATGCGCATGCGTAGTAAGCCCAGCACCACGGTAGCCAAAGTGCAGGCGTCTCTCATCATTAACTTAGCCCTGTCCGATTTCCTCATGGGTGTCTACATGGTTTTGCTTGCGATCATGGATATCTACATCGGAGAGTCCTACTTTTGGGAGGGACGTTCTGAGGAGTGGCGATCGAGTGCTGTATGTCAGCTGACTGGATTCATCTCGATGGTTAGTAGTGAAGCGTCCGTCTTTCTCCTAACATTGATCAGCATGGATCGCTTTGTCTGCATCATTTTTCCCTTCAGTCAGAAACGTCTGGATGAGAACTCCGTCAAGGTTGCCATTTCACTCGTCTGGATCGCCGCCATCTTTCTAAGTGTCGTAGCAGTGCTGCTCAACAACGTCTTTCCCGACGCCTACAGTCTGAGTGACGTCTGCGTGGGCCTGCCTTTCATGAGGAAGTCATCAGACTTCAGAGATGAGCTGGATGAACGAGTCTCCACCCAGTACCAGACCATCTCCTACTTCACTGCAGCCACCTCCTCCATCTCGACCTGGCAGTTCTCCATCGTTTTATTTCTCGGCATCAACCTCGCCAGcttcctcatcatcctcatctcATACATGGCTATCTTCGTCAAGGTGCGCTTCGCCCGTGCCGAGGTTGGTCGCAAGGAACAGGCGTCCAAGGAATTCAGGATGGCTCTTCGTATGTTTCTCATCGTCGGGACGGATTTCTTCTGTTGGATGCCCATCATCATTCTGGGAATCCTTGTTCAGACCTTTGGCATTGAGGTTACCCCAGAAATCTACGCCTGGCTAGTGGTCTTTGTGCTACCAATCAACTCGGCCCTCAATCCCTATCTCTATACCATCATCCACATGGCGGGCTCTCAGTAaccaaaaagaaacaacaacaacagcacaacgacaacaacaaaataataatgataataataataaatacatacatacatacatacatacataaataagtaaataaataaatgaataaataagccACAGGGGTACAAACAATAGACAATGATAAGGTGCATAGCTTGCTGCTCCACACATCATCATACCTGACTAGCAGAATGTCCACTTATCTTATTTTTGTTCCAGTAATGCATTTCGGTACACAATAGTCATGTGAAGAATCACAAAAAGCTAGAATATTGTAAAGTCCAGTGACGATGAAATACCaagatgcatttctttttctttaaaatggaTAGCAAACTACAGTTCCTGCAGAATATTAAAAAGTAcggtatataaaaaaaaagatatgcaaCATATTGTCGTCACCAAAGTGAGGGTGCATATTTTCAGCCAGATCTTAACCCTAAGTGGTCTCAACCGCTTTTCTAGCCATCGATTATTGCCTGAATGCATATCGCCGACTTCTTGCATTAAGCTGGACAGGTTGGCATTGGTTGGAATTAATCTTGTGTGGTGACAATATTTCAAaggttatctttttttaaagcaaaaatcAGTTGCAGCAGAGTGAGTATAAAGGATCGAAATAGCCTcgatttacaattcatttttatttcaccaTCTGATGAATGTTGACAACATTTTAAACATATATAACAAAAGAGCACCCCTCAATCAAATAGCATAACT of the Diadema setosum chromosome 16, eeDiaSeto1, whole genome shotgun sequence genome contains:
- the LOC140240184 gene encoding uncharacterized protein, encoding MVATLVWLIVDKSPQCLLETDLRQHLTRTAVNLCNDLTDYVTTIVSPEYPDVYPAETQREWEVEIQQGMQVKVDIDVIAIERTWDTLTVIHVATDEHSSNSTVIPLVTGNVTSLILSEGTMNVRFCSDEFVELTGFAFHIRARDLNDSLSSDCFEPAAQEFRCLSGLQFIQLIAKCDGIVDCYDHSDEIGCNDCPSDAYLCQGTDHICLHGSFQCDGWLDCPLHDDEADCHLKCPDGCICGEGPYAHFFGPRRALCGDPDWLPYWTNGSNAWSGEYARNSSKKTVIVDLHDIPLYHLEPRSFFGVNNLNTLDLSGCELTYLPPGVFDGLPRLYKLYIRHNRLTFLEKGTFRGLFHLNLMFMEYNEIHRFDEGCFQDLNSVFFVDLEYNNITEFRPGTFRDLGNSLERLIITRNNLTSINASLFYGLENTLLRVNMYHNELRYIAPGTFENMSKLTDLLITSLTNEPWLVYPGIFDGLDSLTAMHAYDPRLCCLAPPQAECILDKPSHPLFTCRKTFLHNETVKIFIWILGISALIGNALVITMRMRSKPSTTVAKVQASLIINLALSDFLMGVYMVLLAIMDIYIGESYFWEGRSEEWRSSAVCQLTGFISMVSSEASVFLLTLISMDRFVCIIFPFSQKRLDENSVKVAISLVWIAAIFLSVVAVLLNNVFPDAYSLSDVCVGLPFMRKSSDFRDELDERVSTQYQTISYFTAATSSISTWQFSIVLFLGINLASFLIILISYMAIFVKVRFARAEVGRKEQASKEFRMALRMFLIVGTDFFCWMPIIILGILVQTFGIEVTPEIYAWLVVFVLPINSALNPYLYTIIHMAGSQ